Proteins encoded by one window of Bacillota bacterium:
- a CDS encoding M50 family metallopeptidase, whose amino-acid sequence MRICRVNGIMFSINNWFLALLGVYFAAGVLGKGLTAFAVVFAHELAHVWMARRHGVPVEEVELMPFGGVARMSRELVVEPRKESVVAVAGPVTNLALCGLALGCGHYGLWHEVYGPFFIQCNLLLVLFNMLPGLPLDGGHLYRAYLARRMNLPAATHRTAVCGQFWGVLIVTLGTGGLLLGLTGFDIIATGLFLYYAARREKQEAPYLYAQHLVTKNRDLERHGILPGEVLVARQDLPVWRVTQLFVPQRYHFVYTVDEHGRHTGVVDEAEIMKTLLEQGANVSLDRIRKGFRPYV is encoded by the coding sequence ATGCGGATCTGCCGGGTCAACGGGATCATGTTCTCCATTAACAATTGGTTTCTGGCGCTCCTGGGGGTGTACTTCGCCGCCGGAGTTCTCGGCAAGGGCCTGACTGCCTTTGCCGTAGTTTTTGCGCACGAGTTGGCTCACGTTTGGATGGCCCGCCGCCATGGCGTTCCCGTTGAGGAAGTTGAGCTGATGCCTTTCGGGGGGGTGGCCAGGATGAGCCGGGAATTGGTCGTTGAGCCCCGAAAAGAAAGCGTGGTGGCGGTAGCCGGCCCGGTGACCAACCTGGCGCTTTGCGGCCTGGCGCTGGGGTGCGGTCACTACGGCCTCTGGCACGAAGTATACGGACCGTTCTTCATTCAGTGTAACCTGCTGCTGGTCCTTTTTAATATGCTCCCCGGCCTGCCCTTGGACGGTGGCCATTTGTACCGGGCCTACCTGGCCCGCAGGATGAACCTGCCCGCGGCCACCCACCGGACGGCGGTCTGCGGCCAGTTCTGGGGGGTGTTGATCGTGACTCTGGGGACAGGCGGCCTGCTATTGGGATTGACCGGGTTCGACATCATTGCCACCGGGCTCTTTCTTTACTACGCCGCCCGCCGGGAAAAACAGGAAGCGCCGTACCTGTACGCGCAGCACCTGGTCACCAAAAACCGGGACCTTGAACGACACGGAATTTTACCGGGGGAGGTGCTGGTAGCCCGGCAAGATCTTCCGGTGTGGCGGGTCACCCAGCTCTTCGTGCCGCAGCGGTACCACTTTGTATACACCGTGGACGAGCACGGCCGCCACACCGGGGTCGTGGACGAGGCGGAGATTATGAAGACGCTCTTGGAGCAAGGGGCCAACGTATCCCTGGACCGGATCCGGAAAGGTTTTCGGCCCTACGTCTAG
- a CDS encoding M23 family metallopeptidase produces the protein MRLFTREKRLDWPLPSAAPRPRAGRRERKWFFRVTAAAVLFLFFLAVRETQVPLGVQVREGLQYVLTTEWNYQPVVDRVVRLGLQTVNVDLPFLETLPRRPDGETEMVAVPANGLLPPVTGTVEREFGWVTDPVDKRERFHPGVDIGAPAGTPVRAVMSGLVSQVGENPTYGPYILIDHGSEVYTLYAQLHNIQVRKADRVEAGAVLAEVGNQGDFPGWGVHFEFREQGALVNPLDKIDFSGNP, from the coding sequence TTGAGATTGTTCACGCGCGAAAAGAGGCTTGATTGGCCTCTGCCGTCGGCCGCGCCCAGGCCACGGGCCGGCCGGAGAGAAAGGAAATGGTTTTTCCGGGTGACGGCGGCGGCGGTTCTGTTTTTGTTCTTTCTGGCTGTCAGGGAAACCCAGGTGCCGTTGGGGGTTCAGGTCCGGGAGGGATTGCAGTACGTTTTGACTACGGAATGGAACTACCAGCCGGTGGTGGACCGGGTGGTCCGCCTGGGACTGCAGACGGTGAACGTCGATCTCCCGTTCCTGGAGACACTGCCGCGCCGGCCGGACGGGGAGACTGAGATGGTGGCGGTTCCGGCGAACGGGCTCCTGCCTCCCGTTACCGGTACCGTGGAGCGCGAATTCGGCTGGGTGACCGACCCGGTCGACAAACGGGAGCGTTTCCACCCCGGGGTGGATATCGGCGCGCCCGCCGGCACACCGGTCCGGGCGGTCATGTCCGGGTTGGTGTCCCAGGTAGGGGAAAACCCGACATACGGTCCCTACATTCTGATCGACCACGGCAGTGAGGTCTACACTCTATACGCCCAACTGCACAACATCCAGGTGCGCAAGGCTGACCGGGTTGAGGCGGGTGCGGTTCTGGCGGAAGTAGGCAACCAGGGTGACTTTCCAGGTTGGGGTGTGCATTTCGAGTTCCGTGAACAGGGGGCGCTGGTTAACCCCCTGGATAAAATCGACTTCTCCGGCAACCCGTAG
- a CDS encoding methyltransferase domain-containing protein: MALFDRVAEHYDAWYETPLGRKVDRLEMCLFMRLAAPRPGEKALDGGCGTGRLSLALAEKGLVVTGVDLSPRMLEVARERTRPYANITLLQADVEGLPFPSLSFDLVTALTVLEFTGNPEAAVRELWRLVKPGGRLVIGVLNLWSPWAWRRRRQARTGESVFAGAQFFSPWRLKTLLTVTTGGGPLIWSTCVFIPPWAGSLPVNMAVTLDRIALPFLKPFGALIVMRAERLPVVQPMPTGVFHSRIITEIGVRESRVTQAEQSR, from the coding sequence ATGGCCCTCTTCGATCGGGTGGCCGAACACTATGACGCCTGGTATGAAACCCCGCTGGGCCGCAAGGTGGACCGGCTGGAGATGTGCCTTTTTATGCGGCTTGCCGCGCCCAGGCCGGGAGAGAAGGCGTTGGACGGGGGCTGCGGTACCGGGCGGCTCAGCTTGGCGCTGGCTGAAAAGGGGCTGGTGGTCACCGGTGTGGACCTCTCCCCCCGGATGCTGGAAGTAGCCCGCGAACGGACCAGGCCGTACGCAAACATTACCCTGTTGCAGGCGGATGTGGAAGGCCTGCCCTTCCCGAGCCTTTCCTTCGACCTGGTAACCGCGCTCACCGTTCTGGAGTTCACCGGTAACCCGGAGGCCGCCGTCCGGGAACTGTGGCGCCTGGTCAAACCGGGCGGCCGTCTGGTGATCGGGGTGCTGAACTTGTGGAGCCCCTGGGCCTGGCGGCGGCGCCGTCAAGCCCGGACCGGTGAAAGCGTTTTCGCCGGCGCCCAGTTCTTTTCCCCCTGGCGCCTCAAAACGTTGCTGACCGTAACCACGGGCGGAGGCCCCCTGATCTGGAGCACTTGTGTCTTTATCCCTCCCTGGGCCGGTTCGCTGCCGGTCAATATGGCCGTTACCCTGGACCGGATCGCGCTCCCGTTCTTGAAACCATTCGGCGCTCTAATCGTCATGCGGGCGGAGCGGTTGCCTGTAGTCCAGCCGATGCCGACCGGCGTTTTCCATTCCCGGATCATCACGGAAATAGGCGTTCGTGAATCCCGGGTCACCCAAGCCGAACAATCCCGCTAA
- the rodA gene encoding rod shape-determining protein RodA — MILAAMAVITLGLVTVISATQVTSLPGEAGIGFLWKQILGIVLGMTAFVFFLFWRYEELSRYARLLYAASLVLLLAVLAVGHTAGGAQQWLRFGPLMFQPSEFAKLAVIIGLAVLLSEREGQLNRFRDLLPAFVYVGVPMALILAQPDLGTALVFIAITLGMLFVAGANPLLLGGLTLAGLSSVVLWIWAHLNHGIWIPLKSYQITRLTIFLDPWSDWQKDGFQVIQSQIAIGAGGLWGRGLFSGTQNQLNFLPEQHTDFIFSVLAEELGFVGVFFLLTLFFIILYRGLRIAGQSKDLTGTLMATGVVSMLAFHVLTNVGMATGIMPVTGITLPLFSYGPSSMVMTLAGLGLLGNVWVRRQTIVF; from the coding sequence TTGATTCTGGCCGCAATGGCCGTCATTACGCTGGGTTTGGTCACGGTCATCAGCGCCACCCAGGTGACCAGCCTCCCGGGAGAAGCCGGTATTGGCTTTTTGTGGAAGCAGATCCTGGGCATTGTTCTGGGAATGACAGCTTTTGTCTTTTTTCTTTTTTGGCGTTATGAGGAATTATCCCGATACGCGCGATTACTTTATGCGGCAAGCCTGGTCTTGCTTCTGGCGGTACTCGCAGTCGGTCATACGGCCGGAGGCGCCCAGCAGTGGCTCCGATTCGGACCGTTGATGTTCCAGCCGTCGGAATTCGCCAAGCTGGCGGTGATTATCGGGCTGGCGGTGCTTCTTTCCGAGCGTGAGGGACAGCTTAACCGCTTCCGGGATCTCCTGCCCGCTTTCGTGTACGTCGGAGTGCCGATGGCGCTGATCCTGGCACAGCCCGATCTGGGCACGGCACTGGTGTTCATCGCTATTACCCTGGGCATGCTGTTCGTCGCCGGTGCCAACCCCTTGTTGTTAGGCGGATTGACGCTGGCGGGACTGTCCAGTGTGGTGCTCTGGATTTGGGCGCACCTGAATCACGGGATCTGGATCCCGCTTAAGAGCTACCAGATCACCCGGTTGACGATCTTTCTCGATCCCTGGAGCGACTGGCAAAAGGACGGCTTCCAAGTGATCCAGTCCCAGATCGCCATCGGCGCCGGGGGCCTGTGGGGCCGGGGTCTTTTCAGCGGCACTCAGAACCAGTTGAACTTTCTACCCGAGCAGCATACCGACTTTATTTTCTCGGTGCTGGCCGAGGAACTCGGCTTTGTCGGCGTATTTTTTCTATTGACGCTCTTTTTTATCATTCTGTACCGGGGTTTGCGGATCGCCGGGCAGTCCAAGGACCTCACCGGCACCCTGATGGCCACCGGCGTCGTGTCGATGCTGGCCTTCCACGTCCTGACCAACGTGGGCATGGCGACGGGAATAATGCCGGTTACGGGGATCACGCTGCCGCTTTTCAGTTACGGACCGAGTTCCATGGTGATGACCTTGGCGGGGCTGGGACTTTTGGGCAATGTCTGGGTGCGGCGGCAGACCATTGTCTTCTAA
- the minE gene encoding cell division topological specificity factor MinE — translation MLDFLARLLGRESPGSKNIAKERLRLVLIHDRADISPQLLQLLKNEIVEVISKYMEIDDKGLEVSLEHVDKQVALVANIPIKKMKRAANI, via the coding sequence GTGTTGGATTTCCTAGCCCGCCTCTTAGGCAGGGAAAGTCCCGGCAGCAAAAATATAGCCAAAGAGCGGCTGCGCCTGGTGCTGATCCACGACCGGGCCGACATCTCCCCACAACTGCTGCAACTTCTAAAAAACGAGATTGTGGAAGTAATTTCCAAGTACATGGAAATAGACGACAAAGGGTTGGAGGTAAGTCTGGAGCACGTGGACAAGCAAGTGGCCTTGGTGGCCAACATTCCGATCAAAAAGATGAAAAGGGCGGCCAATATCTAG